The segment AGAACGATATGACGGATCATGGCTTGGGCCTTTCCGGAGCCGGGGTGAAGCGCGATTGAACCGGGATATCACAACCGGTGTCAATAGCGGCGATAAACCGGCGGTCCTTCCGTTTGGTGTGCTGTAACCAAGGGTTGCGTCGAGGGGCATGTGAAATAGCACACATATCACGATTTTGCCTCTTGAATTGAAGAAATGACTTCATACTTTAGGATAGGAAAAGTTGTATCGGGTAACGATTCCTAGCCGGTGATCCATTCAGACGTATAAGGGGCAGATTGACATGGCATTCAATATTTTCGGGAACGGCGGCGCGTCACAGCAAGGACAACAGATTTACGAAGCCCTCGGTAGATCAATGGCCGTGATCGAGTTTTCGCTGGACGGTAAAATCCTGACAGCCAATGCCAATTTTCTTGCCACAATGGGCTATGAGCTTGGCGATATTGTTGGCAAACACCATGCGGTTTTCGTGACCCGCGATTACGCACAAAGTGCCGAATATCGTGATTTCTGGAAAAAATTGTCAAAGGGCGAATTCGCGGCCGGCGTTTTCCAGCGCGTGCGCAAGGACGGCGAAGCTGTCTGGCTTGAAGCCACCTATAACCCGATCCTGAATGCGGCCGGAAAGCCGGTAAAGGTGATCAAATTCGCCTCTGACATTACCGCGCGCCGTAAGGAGCGCGCGCTCAATGAAGGCATTCTGACCGCGATTGACCGATCCCAGGCGATGATCGAATTTGATCTGACGGGCAAAATCCTTAAGGCCAACGGGAATTTCCTTAAAACCATGGGCTATTCCGAAGGCGAGGTTGTCGGCAAGAATCACAGCATGTTTGTCGAGCCGGCTTATGCCCAATCAACCGAGTACAAGGATTTCTGGGCCAGCCTGCGCAAGGGCGATGTACAGGCAGCACAGTTCAAGCGGTTGGCAAAGGGGGGCAAAGAGGTCTGGCTTGAGGCGACCTATAACCCGATTTTTGATCAGAATGGCAAACCCGAACGGGTCATCAAGCTTGCCACCGACATTACCGAGCAGGTGGAGCTTCTGGTCGATCTTAAAAAAATGATCGATACCAATTTCACCGAAATTGACGATAACATCGTAAGCCTTGACGAGGCCGCGATGAGCGGAACATCCGCTGCGGCGCAAAGCTCTAACTCGGTGCAGACCGTTGCCGCCAGTGCCGAGGAACTTTCCGCCTCAATCGCCGAAATTTCGCGCAGCATGGCGCAAAGCCGCGATGAAACCGAACGGGCCTTTTCCCAGACCGTCAGTGCCAACCAGTCGACCCAGAAAATGGCCGATGTGGTCGCGGCCATGACGGGCATTGTCGAGGTCATTCAGGGCATTGCCGGGCAGATCAACCTGCTCGCGCTTAACGCAACCATTGAGTCCGCTCGTGCAGGCGAGGCGGGCAAAGGCTTTGCGGTGGTTGCGAACGAGGTCAAAAACCTTGCCAATCAGGCGGCCAAGGCCACCGATCAGATTTCAGCCGAAATCAGCGGGGTTCAGGAAATTTCAAACGAGGTTGTCAACTCGCTTGAAACCATTCGCGGCTCCATCGAAACGGCACGCGACAGTGTCACCAGCATATCGGCATCGGTCGAAGAACAAAGTGCCGTGACCGAAAGCGTGTCGCAAAACATGCAGACAATGGCCGTTTCGGTCGATGAACTTGCCCGGCGGCTTGACGAAATCCGCTCGATTTCCGGCGGGGTCGGGAGCTCGGTCAAGCGCACCCGCGAAGCTGCCGAAGTGCTGACGCGCTAGTCCCGAAGACATCCGATACGATAAAAGCCCGGCTGGTTATGGGATCAGCCGGGCTTTTGTTTTGGGAACGAGGAAGGGGCGATTATTGGCCCGACAATGCCCCATCAATCGATTTGGCAATGATCGACAGGCCAAGGTCGAGTTCCTCGTCACTGATCGTCAGCGGCGGGGCAATGCGGAACACACCACCCATGCCGGGCAGCTTGACGATATTCATGCTAAGCCCGTTTTTAAACGCCTCGGTCGCAATCGCGGCACCCAGATCATGATCGGGTTCCCAGAACTGGCCGTCCGCCCCACGTTTGACGATTTCAACGCCAAGCATCAATCCACGCCCGCGGACATCGCCGATACAGTCATAGCGGTCTTTGAGCTTGGATAAGCCATCAAACAGCTTCTGGCCCGATGTCCGGGCACGATCGACCAGTTTCTCGTCACGCACCACGTCAAGCACCGTCACACCAACCGCGGCGGGCAGGGGATCGGACACATGGGTGGTATAAAACAGAAAACCCCTTTCATGGGCGGCGTCTTCGATTGCGGCCGTGGTCATGACGGCGGCTAGCGGCAGGCCCGCGCCGATGGTTTTTGACAGGGTCATGATATCGGGTGTCACACCATCGCGTTCAAAGGCAAACATATCACCGGTGCGGCCCACACCCGTCTGGGCCTCGTCCAGAATAAGCAGCATGCCGCGTTCAACGCATTTCTGCTTAAGCGCGGCCAGATATCCCTTGGGCAGGGGCAGCATGCCGCCCGATGACAGGATCGGCTCGGCAATGAAGGCCGCAAGATTGCCGGTCGACTGGCTATCGACCAGATTAAACGCGTCATCAAGTTCCGTCTGCCAGTCAAGCGACCCGTCGGCATGTCTGAACCGCGGGCGAAATGCATTGGGGGCGGGAATGGCGAATGATCCGACGGCGGCCGGGCCATATCCCTTGCGCCCGGCACTATAGGTCGCCGATGCGGCAACGCCGGTCATCCCGTGCCAGCTTTTGGAAAAGGCGACGATTTCATGCTTGCCCGTGACGAGCTTTGCCATCCGGATCGCGGCCTCGTTGGACTCAGCCCCGGTGGAAACCAGCAGAACCCGATCCAGCCCCGGTGCCAGTTCCGCCAACCGCTCCGCCAATGTCACGACAGGGCGGGACAGCATGCCGCTAAACAGATGGGCGACTTTTTCGACCTGGTTTTGCACGGTTTCGACGATTTTCGGGTGTCCGTGACCCAGAAGGGCGCTCATTTGGCCGGATGTGAAATCCAGAATGGGGCGGTCATCGGCGTCATAGACGAACGATCCCTTGGCGCGTTCGATGATGGCGGGTTCAAACGTGCCGCCATAGCGGATCAGGTGTTTTTTGGCGGCATCCCAGAATTTTGGATCGGCGTTGCGTGACATGATCGGCTCCCTGCATGCCTGTGTCTTTGATTGATCCAGATGGTATCCGCTGGCAGGTGCCACGTAAAATTGATAGTTATGGCATTCTGGTATTGGAAAAATTGATATAGTGCTGGTGCGGCGATGCAAACCCTGCTTGATCTCAAACTGCTTGCGACATTCGTGCGCGCCGCGCATTCCGGCACGCTCAGCGCCACGGCCATTCAGGTGGGCCGCACCCAGTCAACCGTGACGATGCAGATCCAGCGGCTTGAAGAAACGCTGGGCCAAAGCCTGTTTCACCGAAGTGGCAGCGGCGTCAGCCTGACCGGGGCGGGGGAACGGTTTCTGGGCTATGCCGAACGGATCTTGCGCCTGCATGACGAGGCGGTTTCGGCCTTTTCCGACAAGGGATTGCATGGCTCGATGGTGTTTGGCTGTCCCGAGGATTACCTGATTACGTTTTTCCCGGCCCTGCTTAAAAGCTTTGGCACCATCCACCCGGATGTCGAGATCAAGGTGGTATCGGCGCCAAGCCCGGAACTGAACCGCCTGCTGCATGCCAGCCAGATCGATATGGCCATCACCTCGACCCCGGAAATCCATGACCGGCAAAAGATCGTGCGCACCGAACAGCTTGCCTGGGTCGGAAGCAAACCCACCTTGGAACTCCACGATTTCCCCGATGGCGCCATTCCGCTTGCGATGCCAGCCTCAAACGCCATGGATCACAAGGCGGCCTGCGATGCGATGGATGAGGCGGGGATGCGCTATAAAATATCCTATGCCAGCAACAGCCTGACCGGCCTGATCGCGGTGGCGCGCTCTGGCCTTGCGATCAGTGTGATGATGCAAAAAGCCGTCCCGGCGGACCTTTACATCCTCAAATCCCCAATGCCCGCCTTACCACAGCTTGGATTGCAGGTGGTGACGTCTGACACTGCGCGCAGCCCGGCCATCAGTGCGTTTGGCGATCATATCCGGAATTTGTTGCCATTTTTGTAAGGCAATCTTTTGACAATTTGGTCGATAAAACGAGCAATACGGGTTTTGCACATATTAAACCCCATTGTTCATACACCCGAGTGCACGGTTGTAAGGTCTGCTGCTGTCGTCCTAGCGTTTGCGATGTTTCAGGGCGTCTACGATAAGCTTGAACACGGGCAGGTTTTGACGACGGGTCGGATAATAAAGGAAATAGCCGTCAAAGAACGGCGACCAGTCATCAAGCACGAGCTGCAATGTGCCTGCGGCGATATGATCGTCGGCAAGACTGTTTGGCACAAAGGCGATGCCCATTCCGCATAATGCCGCGTCCATCATCGCGTAAGAGTTATTGAAGGTCATCTGACCATCGACGCGGACGTTGATTTCATTTCCGTCCTTTTCGAATTCCCACGTATATAGGCCGCCAAGTCGTTCCTGCCGCATATTGATGCAGTTGTGTTTCAGCAAATCCTGCGGATGTTGCGGCATGCCGTTTTCTGCCAAATAGTCTGGCGAGGCGACGGCGATCATGCGCCAATCGGGGCCGATACGAACGGCAATCATGTCTTTTTCAACACTTTCACCAAGCCGCACCCCAGCATCAAACCCGTCTTCGACGATGTTGCGAAAGCCGTTATCGATGCTGAACTCGATGCTGATGTCGGGATAGGCCATTAATATCGGTTTGAGTTTTGGCCAGACGACTGTTTCAAGTGCGTGATCCGATAATGTCAGCCGAATGGAGCCGAACGGCTTGTCGCGGAACTCCATAATGGCGTCGATCTCGCCCTCGATTTCCTTGAGGCGCGGCGAAACCGTCGACAATAACTGGCTTCCCGCCTGGGTCAGGGCGACGTTGCGCGTTGTCCGGGTCAGAAGACGTATGCCGATATTGTCTTCCAGACGCTTGATCGCGTGGCTCAAGGTTGATTGCGCCACGCCGATCCGCGCGGCGGCTCTGGTGAAGTTGCGTTCTTCGGCAACGATGCCGAACCATTTCAGGTCGTTGAAATCGGTATTTGCCATGCACTTATCATTAATCGATTACATCGATTAGTCCATGCTATTTTTCCCGTATAATCAGATTGACGGCGATCCACTATCTTCTGGCAATGATACGTTGAACCGGAAGATATCCATGACTGACACGACCCAAACCGATACAGAAAACAGACAATGCGCCGCGTGGGGGGCTGTTTTATCCATGTCCCTTTGCGTTGCCTTGTTGCTTGCATCCGAATTCATGCCGGTCAGTTTGCTGACGCCTATGGCGGACGGTCTGGGGGTAAGCGAAGGTGCGACCGGTCAGGCAATTTCGATCAGTGGACTTTTTGCCCTGGTTGCCAGCCTGATGAGCACAACCGTCGCCGGGAGGGTTAACCGCAAATCGGTGTTGGTGGGGTTGACGATGCTGATGCTGATATCGCTTGTCATCGTTGCCATGGCACCCAACTTTGCGGCTCTGATTACGGCGCGCGCCATTCTGGGAATTTGCATCGGTGGGTTCTGGGCGCTGGCCACGGCCGTTATGATGCGGCTGGTGCCGTCACATGATGTGCCGCGTGCATTGTCTATCATGTATGGCGGGCAGGCCATTGCTTCGGCTTTTGCGGCACCACTTGGTGCATGGCTGGGCGATATCTTTGGTTGGCGTGCCGTTTTTTGGGCATTGACGCCGCTTGTTGCCATCAACCTTGTCTGGCAATTGACGGTCTTGCCGTCATTGCCCGCACGTGGTCGGCAAAATTTCGGCGCGTTGGTCGATGTTTTGTCCCGTCCATACTTCTTGCGCGGCCTGATTGCAGCGATGCTCAGCTGGGGATCCGCCTTTACCATGTTTACCTATCTGCGCCCGTTTCTCGAACAGTTTAACGGCGCAGATGTCCTGACACTCTCGCTTCTGCTGCTGGTGCTCGGGCTTGCCGGTTTTGTCGGGACCTGGGTCGCAGGTCGCTTTATCGGTCAGCGAGTTGCACCGCTTTTGAAATTGCCTGCCTTAGTCATGGGCGTCATCACATTGGGACTGCTGTTCACCAGCGGCTCGATCTTGGCAACCGGTGTTTTACTGGCGGGCTGGGGCATGATGAACACCGCACTTTCGGTGATCTTCATGACCTGGATGTCACAGAATGTCAGCGATGCACCCGAGGCTGGCGGCAGCCTGATGGTTGCAGCCATTCAAGGCTCGATCCTGCTTGGCGCCATTTGGGGCGGTCTGCTGCTCGATCATCTTTCAATTACTGCAACTTTCGTCGGCAGCGTGGCACTCTCAGCCCTTGCCGTAATTCTGATCGGCAACGGGCAAAACCTGTTGAGGCCGGTCAACTCCCCAAAACACACAGGAGACTGAATTGACCGACAATAATAAAACCAGCGAAACCGTGATGCAGATGCCTTCCGATCATCCTAACCGTCGCAGCTTGTTAAAGATGGCCGGTGCTGGTGCTGCAGCATTCGGGATTGGTGCAATGATCAACACCGCAAAGGCAAAGCCATTAAGCATGACAACCGAATGGGACAAGGTTTTCCCGAAAAGCGATAAAGTCGACCACGAGAAGGTAAGCTTCAAAAACCGCTATGGTATTACCCTTGTGGGTGACCTTTATCTGCCAAAGGATCGCAATCAGGGGGCAATGCCTGCTCTGGCAGTTGGCGGGCCGTTTGGTGCGGTAAAGGAACAATCCTCCGGCCTTTACGCCCAGACCATGGCCGAGCGTGGCTTTGTTACCCTGGCTTTTGATCCGTCCTATACTGGCGAAAGCGGCGGTGAACCGCGCAATGTTGCCTCGCCCGATATCAATACAGAGGACTTCATGGCCGCTGTGGATTATCTTGGCCTGCATAACACCGTAAACCGTGAACGGATTGGCGTTATTGGTATCTGTGGCTGGGGTGGTATGGCGCTCAATGCGGTTGCTGCAGACAAGCGTGTCAAAGCCGTTGTCGCCAGCACCATGTATGACATGACCCGCGTCATGTCCAAAGGTTACAACGACAGCGTCACACTTGAACAACGCACGCAGGCGCTCGAACAAATGAGCCGTCAGCGTTGGGAAGATGCCGCGAATGGCACGCCTGCCTTCCAGCCTCCCTATAACGAACTGAAAGGCGGAGAAGCGCAGTTTCTGGTTGATTACCACGACTACTATATGACTTCGCGCGGCTATCATCCGCGTGCGGTCAACTCCGGCAATGCCTGGACGCAGACCACGCCGCTCAGCTTCATGAATATGCCGATCCTGAGCTATATCGAGGAAATCTCACCGCGTCCGGTCTTGCTGATTCATGGCGAGAATGCCCATTCGCGCTATTTCAGCGAAACCGCCTATGAAGCAGCGGCCGAGCCGAAAGAACTGCTGATCATTCCGGGGGCAAACCACACCGATCTTTATGATCAGCTTGATGTGATCCCGTTTGACCGGATCGAGGCATTCTTTGGTGATGCACTGGTTTGATCATGATGGGCGGTCGGGGCGATAAACCCCGACCGTATCTCTTGTCGTCAACATTCAGCATGAAAGGGGCGGGCGTGGTAAGTGCGCACACATTCCTCACCACCCGACGTGGCTTTATTGCTGGTGCCACGGCGACACTACTGGCTACCAGACCGGCACTTGCACAATCGGGGGCAAAGCAGATGCGTATCCGTTGCACCTTCTCCGATCAGGAATTCACCTATCTGCTTAATGATAACGCGACGACACACGATTTCGTCTCCATGTTGTCGCTTGATCTGACAATCAGTGATTTTTCAACCAACGAAAAGATTGCCTACCTGCCAAGGCGTCTCGATGAAGGTGGTCTGGTCAATTATAGCGACGAAGCACCCGGCGATCTGTGCTATTTCCGCGGATGGGGCAATCTGGCGTTCTTTTACGACACCTATGAATATCGCGGTGACCTGATCCGGCTCGGAAAGATCGAGGGACCTTTGGATCCCTTGCAGGTCAAGGGGGAGTTCCCATTGCATATTGAATTGCTGGCCTGAGCAAGAGCGAAGGTCCTGTTTTTCCAAATTGTGAATATGGTTTGGATCACGCCACGCGTTTCAGCAGATACTCCACCGGATGCTTGGGCTTTGTCCCTTCGAAGCGGGCGACCTGACAGCGGCAGGAATAGCCGGTGACGAGCATGTTATCCAGGCCCGTCTGATCGACTTTCTTTTTCCAGCTTTGGTCATAAAGGGCGCGGGAGGTTTCCTGATGGCGGGTTTCGTGGCCGTAGACGCCTGCCATGCCGCAACATCCGGTTTTTTCGGTCGCGAGTTTGATGCCGAAAGTCTCGAAAATCTTTTGCCATTTGACGCCGACATCGGGGATGGATGTTTTTTCCGTGCAATGCGGGAAGAGCGTTGCCGGGGCCGTACCCCCTGCATTCCCGCTGCTTGCGGGCAGGGTGAGGCGGCCTTCCGCGATCTCGGCGGCCAGCCATTCATGGAACAGATGCACGCGGTAATCCGGGCGATCCGTGCCAAGGCGCTGGGCGTATTCCTGCCGATAAGTGAGCGTCACACTGGCCTCGATCCCGATCAGCGGGACGCCGGTTTTTGCCAGTCGGCCATAAACGATATCGTTTTGCTTGGCCTGATAATCAAATCGTTTGAGGAAGCCCTTTACATGCAAGGCCTTGCCATTCGGGCGATAGGGCGGCACGAAAACGCGGTAGCCGAGCTTCTGCAGAAGGTCGATATGGGCGATGAAAACATTGATGTCATAGTGGCTGGTGAAGCAATCCTGCAAAAGCACCACGGATTTGGCGCGATCCACATCGGAAAGCGCTTCAAGGTCGGCCAGTCTGAATTTGCCAATGCCGCGTTTGCGCAGGGCCGAACGCACGCTTTGACGGCTGAGTTTCGGCAGGTCGGTCAGGCCGATCAGGCTTTTGAAAATCCATGGCAGCGGCGGGATGGATTGCAAGGCATTGAAAAGCAACGGGGCCTTGGCCATCAGCGGGGCAATGCTTTCAAGCTGTGCGATCACGTAATCCTTCACCGGCCGTTTGTAGCGGGTGTGATAGGCCTCTAGGAACCGTGATTTCATTTCCGGGATATCGACCTTGACCGGGCATTGCCCCGCACAGGCCTTGCAGGACAGGCAACCGGCCATGGCATCATAGACATCGTGCGAGAAATCCCGCGCATTGATTACGGCAAGATCCTGATTGCGCGGATCGGTGCCGACCGAAAGCTGCCGGATCCATTCACGGACCAGTCCCGCCCGGCCCTTGGGCGAATGAACGCGGTCGCGCGTGACCTTATAGGACGGGCACATCGCATCCATCAGGTCCCAGTTAAAGCAGGCGCCGTTGCCGTTGCACCGCGTTGCGTTGAGATATTCATCGCGCAGCCGGTCTTCGATCTGGCGGTCAAGCTGACCACGCATCGGGGCTTCGTCAATCGCGGTGATCGGGGTGTTCTTCGAATAGGGGGAGGCGATCTTGCCGGGGTTTAATTGTCCTTCCGGATCAAAGGCTTCCTTGATGCGACGCAAGCTATCATAAAGCTCCGGCCCGAAATAGGTCGGCGAATATTCGCCGCGAAAACCCTTGCCATGTTCGCCCCAGATCAGGCCGTTATATTTTTTGGTCAGGTCAACGACCCTGTCCGATACACGGCGCAGGCGTGCTTCGTCCTGCTCGTCACACATATCAAGCAACGGCCGCACATGCAGACAGCCAACATCGACATGGCCAAACATGCCGTAATCAAGCCCCTCGGCATCGAGTAAAGCCCGGAATTCCGCGATAAAATCGGCCAGGTTTTCCGGCGGAACAGCGGTATCCTCGACAAAGGGGGTCGCGCGGCGTTTGCCTTCAAGATTGCCAAGCAAACCCACCGATTTCGCCCGGATGGACCAGATGGCGGCAATCTGCGTCGGATCGGTTGCCTGCACAAAGCCGATGGGGGCGTAATCCGCATCCGGATTGGCCTCAAGATGGGCGCGCAGTTCGGCCTGTTTGGCGCTCACTTCCTCGGGCGTTTCACCAACAAATTCAACGACATTGAAGCCGCGTGTGGGAACAGAGCTATCCTCGGTCCCGAGCAGTTTGCCCAGCAGGTGCCAGCTTTCATCCTGCTTTGCCAGTTCCATGACCTTGTCATCGATGCTTTCGATGGCGACCGGGTCAAACTGCACAAGGGTGCCAACATGGCGAAGCGCACTGTCGAAGCTGTCATAACGCACCACCGTGACCGCCTTGTGCTTTGGCAGCGGAATGACGCGCAGCGTGATTTCCTTGACCATGCCAAGGCTGCCCTCCGCCCCGGCGATCAGGAAGCTTAAATTCATATCCCCTTGATCCGAAACGGCTTCCTTGAGGTTATAGCCCGTAAGCCCGCGGTTCATTTCCGGGAAAATCGCGTTGATCTGATCCCGGCGCGGCATGATTTCATCGTGGATTTTGCGGTAAAGCCGACCGGTGCGGTCGTCACGCGCCATGATTTCGGCGGCGTCCGCGGCACTCATCGCATGGGTGCGGAAATCGGTGCCATCGATCAGAACCGTGGTCATGTCATTGATATAATGGCTTGTTTTGCCATAAATCCGCGATCCCTTGCCGGAGCTATCAGACCCGATCATGCCGCCAATGGTCGCCCGGCTGGCGGTGGATACGGCGGGCGGGAAGAAGAAACCATGCGGTTTGAGCCACGCGTTAAGCTGATCCAGCACCACGCCCGGCTCGACATGAACCAGACCCTTTTCGGCATCAAAACCCAGTATGTTATTGAGATACTTGGAT is part of the Thalassospira lucentensis genome and harbors:
- a CDS encoding PAS domain-containing methyl-accepting chemotaxis protein, whose protein sequence is MAFNIFGNGGASQQGQQIYEALGRSMAVIEFSLDGKILTANANFLATMGYELGDIVGKHHAVFVTRDYAQSAEYRDFWKKLSKGEFAAGVFQRVRKDGEAVWLEATYNPILNAAGKPVKVIKFASDITARRKERALNEGILTAIDRSQAMIEFDLTGKILKANGNFLKTMGYSEGEVVGKNHSMFVEPAYAQSTEYKDFWASLRKGDVQAAQFKRLAKGGKEVWLEATYNPIFDQNGKPERVIKLATDITEQVELLVDLKKMIDTNFTEIDDNIVSLDEAAMSGTSAAAQSSNSVQTVAASAEELSASIAEISRSMAQSRDETERAFSQTVSANQSTQKMADVVAAMTGIVEVIQGIAGQINLLALNATIESARAGEAGKGFAVVANEVKNLANQAAKATDQISAEISGVQEISNEVVNSLETIRGSIETARDSVTSISASVEEQSAVTESVSQNMQTMAVSVDELARRLDEIRSISGGVGSSVKRTREAAEVLTR
- a CDS encoding aspartate aminotransferase family protein, translating into MSRNADPKFWDAAKKHLIRYGGTFEPAIIERAKGSFVYDADDRPILDFTSGQMSALLGHGHPKIVETVQNQVEKVAHLFSGMLSRPVVTLAERLAELAPGLDRVLLVSTGAESNEAAIRMAKLVTGKHEIVAFSKSWHGMTGVAASATYSAGRKGYGPAAVGSFAIPAPNAFRPRFRHADGSLDWQTELDDAFNLVDSQSTGNLAAFIAEPILSSGGMLPLPKGYLAALKQKCVERGMLLILDEAQTGVGRTGDMFAFERDGVTPDIMTLSKTIGAGLPLAAVMTTAAIEDAAHERGFLFYTTHVSDPLPAAVGVTVLDVVRDEKLVDRARTSGQKLFDGLSKLKDRYDCIGDVRGRGLMLGVEIVKRGADGQFWEPDHDLGAAIATEAFKNGLSMNIVKLPGMGGVFRIAPPLTISDEELDLGLSIIAKSIDGALSGQ
- a CDS encoding LysR family transcriptional regulator; its protein translation is MQTLLDLKLLATFVRAAHSGTLSATAIQVGRTQSTVTMQIQRLEETLGQSLFHRSGSGVSLTGAGERFLGYAERILRLHDEAVSAFSDKGLHGSMVFGCPEDYLITFFPALLKSFGTIHPDVEIKVVSAPSPELNRLLHASQIDMAITSTPEIHDRQKIVRTEQLAWVGSKPTLELHDFPDGAIPLAMPASNAMDHKAACDAMDEAGMRYKISYASNSLTGLIAVARSGLAISVMMQKAVPADLYILKSPMPALPQLGLQVVTSDTARSPAISAFGDHIRNLLPFL
- a CDS encoding LysR family transcriptional regulator → MANTDFNDLKWFGIVAEERNFTRAAARIGVAQSTLSHAIKRLEDNIGIRLLTRTTRNVALTQAGSQLLSTVSPRLKEIEGEIDAIMEFRDKPFGSIRLTLSDHALETVVWPKLKPILMAYPDISIEFSIDNGFRNIVEDGFDAGVRLGESVEKDMIAVRIGPDWRMIAVASPDYLAENGMPQHPQDLLKHNCINMRQERLGGLYTWEFEKDGNEINVRVDGQMTFNNSYAMMDAALCGMGIAFVPNSLADDHIAAGTLQLVLDDWSPFFDGYFLYYPTRRQNLPVFKLIVDALKHRKR
- a CDS encoding MFS transporter — protein: MTDTTQTDTENRQCAAWGAVLSMSLCVALLLASEFMPVSLLTPMADGLGVSEGATGQAISISGLFALVASLMSTTVAGRVNRKSVLVGLTMLMLISLVIVAMAPNFAALITARAILGICIGGFWALATAVMMRLVPSHDVPRALSIMYGGQAIASAFAAPLGAWLGDIFGWRAVFWALTPLVAINLVWQLTVLPSLPARGRQNFGALVDVLSRPYFLRGLIAAMLSWGSAFTMFTYLRPFLEQFNGADVLTLSLLLLVLGLAGFVGTWVAGRFIGQRVAPLLKLPALVMGVITLGLLFTSGSILATGVLLAGWGMMNTALSVIFMTWMSQNVSDAPEAGGSLMVAAIQGSILLGAIWGGLLLDHLSITATFVGSVALSALAVILIGNGQNLLRPVNSPKHTGD
- a CDS encoding alpha/beta hydrolase, producing the protein MTDNNKTSETVMQMPSDHPNRRSLLKMAGAGAAAFGIGAMINTAKAKPLSMTTEWDKVFPKSDKVDHEKVSFKNRYGITLVGDLYLPKDRNQGAMPALAVGGPFGAVKEQSSGLYAQTMAERGFVTLAFDPSYTGESGGEPRNVASPDINTEDFMAAVDYLGLHNTVNRERIGVIGICGWGGMALNAVAADKRVKAVVASTMYDMTRVMSKGYNDSVTLEQRTQALEQMSRQRWEDAANGTPAFQPPYNELKGGEAQFLVDYHDYYMTSRGYHPRAVNSGNAWTQTTPLSFMNMPILSYIEEISPRPVLLIHGENAHSRYFSETAYEAAAEPKELLIIPGANHTDLYDQLDVIPFDRIEAFFGDALV
- a CDS encoding cyclophilin-like fold protein, translated to MVSAHTFLTTRRGFIAGATATLLATRPALAQSGAKQMRIRCTFSDQEFTYLLNDNATTHDFVSMLSLDLTISDFSTNEKIAYLPRRLDEGGLVNYSDEAPGDLCYFRGWGNLAFFYDTYEYRGDLIRLGKIEGPLDPLQVKGEFPLHIELLA
- a CDS encoding FAD-binding and (Fe-S)-binding domain-containing protein; translated protein: MTAPAPTASPMTRSTARSTPARRSFSRLNRLPVLTPDRSLDSLTLGFLKTLEKEGKFSGEIHADFPSRLINATDNSVYQVMPTAVLQPRNRNDINVVMELAGREEFSEVKITPRGGGTGTNGQSLNNTITLDTSKYLNNILGFDAEKGLVHVEPGVVLDQLNAWLKPHGFFFPPAVSTASRATIGGMIGSDSSGKGSRIYGKTSHYINDMTTVLIDGTDFRTHAMSAADAAEIMARDDRTGRLYRKIHDEIMPRRDQINAIFPEMNRGLTGYNLKEAVSDQGDMNLSFLIAGAEGSLGMVKEITLRVIPLPKHKAVTVVRYDSFDSALRHVGTLVQFDPVAIESIDDKVMELAKQDESWHLLGKLLGTEDSSVPTRGFNVVEFVGETPEEVSAKQAELRAHLEANPDADYAPIGFVQATDPTQIAAIWSIRAKSVGLLGNLEGKRRATPFVEDTAVPPENLADFIAEFRALLDAEGLDYGMFGHVDVGCLHVRPLLDMCDEQDEARLRRVSDRVVDLTKKYNGLIWGEHGKGFRGEYSPTYFGPELYDSLRRIKEAFDPEGQLNPGKIASPYSKNTPITAIDEAPMRGQLDRQIEDRLRDEYLNATRCNGNGACFNWDLMDAMCPSYKVTRDRVHSPKGRAGLVREWIRQLSVGTDPRNQDLAVINARDFSHDVYDAMAGCLSCKACAGQCPVKVDIPEMKSRFLEAYHTRYKRPVKDYVIAQLESIAPLMAKAPLLFNALQSIPPLPWIFKSLIGLTDLPKLSRQSVRSALRKRGIGKFRLADLEALSDVDRAKSVVLLQDCFTSHYDINVFIAHIDLLQKLGYRVFVPPYRPNGKALHVKGFLKRFDYQAKQNDIVYGRLAKTGVPLIGIEASVTLTYRQEYAQRLGTDRPDYRVHLFHEWLAAEIAEGRLTLPASSGNAGGTAPATLFPHCTEKTSIPDVGVKWQKIFETFGIKLATEKTGCCGMAGVYGHETRHQETSRALYDQSWKKKVDQTGLDNMLVTGYSCRCQVARFEGTKPKHPVEYLLKRVA